The following coding sequences lie in one Actinopolymorpha sp. NPDC004070 genomic window:
- a CDS encoding malonic semialdehyde reductase, with protein MTVSDLTRDELRIDPQSADLLFREARSANSFTDEPVSEETVREIYELVKWAPTAFNQQPLRVVLSRTAESRERLLPLMAEGNRAKTAAAPLVAVLAADTEFAEHLPRLVPHAPNVKDLFADDERRHTSAQFNATLQVGYFLLGVRAAGLAAGPMTGFDKAGVDAEFFPDGRYRSLAVVNIGRPGENAWRDRLPRLDYDEVVTSV; from the coding sequence ATGACAGTCAGCGACCTGACGCGCGACGAACTCCGGATCGACCCGCAGTCGGCCGACCTGCTCTTCCGGGAGGCCCGGAGCGCCAACAGCTTCACCGACGAGCCGGTGAGCGAGGAGACGGTGCGCGAGATCTACGAGCTGGTCAAATGGGCGCCGACCGCGTTCAACCAGCAGCCGCTGCGCGTCGTCCTGTCGCGAACGGCCGAGTCCCGTGAGCGGCTGCTGCCGTTGATGGCGGAGGGCAACCGGGCGAAGACTGCGGCGGCTCCGCTGGTCGCGGTCCTCGCCGCGGACACCGAGTTCGCCGAGCACCTGCCCCGCCTCGTACCGCACGCCCCGAACGTCAAGGACCTGTTCGCCGACGACGAACGGCGACACACCTCCGCGCAGTTCAACGCGACCCTCCAGGTCGGCTACTTCCTCCTCGGCGTCCGCGCCGCCGGCCTTGCCGCCGGACCGATGACCGGGTTCGACAAGGCCGGGGTGGACGCGGAGTTCTTCCCCGACGGCCGGTACCGCTCGCTCGCAGTGGTCAACATCGGCCGTCCAGGCGAGAACGCCTGGCGGGACCGGCTCCCCCGCCTCGACTACGACGAGGTCGTCACCTCGGTCTGA
- a CDS encoding LacI family DNA-binding transcriptional regulator — protein MATIADVARLAGVAPSTVSYVLSNRRSISPQTREAVQQAIRELDYQPHVGARALRGAATRVLALSVPSEGAYNPLRWRFVHDLSAAAREHEYDLLLLTGEDSVADVRRVARGRLADGAVLMSVLSDDPRIPVVRELGFPTALLGCPEDPGGLPWCDFDFGGSAAQAVRMLAGAGHHRIGFVASTDTEFREGVSYARRGLAGARLGARDAGAQLTVIRSSNSPGTLAARVRRLLDVDDPPTALVTVHDVPGLVEILRELGYGVPADLPVVAVASTRERPGVPGLPRWELPVAQMTRTAVRLAMAAIAGQPGDGGGLIATGPTE, from the coding sequence GTGGCCACGATCGCCGATGTCGCCCGGCTGGCGGGCGTGGCGCCGAGCACGGTGTCGTACGTCCTGTCCAACCGGCGCAGCATCTCCCCGCAGACCCGGGAGGCGGTGCAGCAGGCGATTCGCGAGCTGGACTACCAGCCGCACGTCGGCGCCCGGGCGCTGCGCGGAGCCGCCACCCGGGTCCTCGCGCTCTCGGTTCCCTCCGAGGGGGCGTACAACCCGCTGCGCTGGCGGTTCGTGCACGACCTGAGCGCCGCCGCCCGCGAACACGAGTACGACCTGTTGCTGCTCACCGGCGAGGACAGCGTGGCCGACGTGCGCCGGGTGGCCCGGGGCCGGCTGGCCGACGGCGCCGTGCTGATGTCGGTGCTGAGCGACGACCCGCGAATCCCGGTGGTCCGGGAGCTCGGGTTCCCGACCGCGCTGCTCGGCTGCCCGGAGGACCCGGGCGGCCTGCCCTGGTGCGACTTCGACTTCGGGGGTTCGGCCGCACAGGCGGTGCGGATGCTCGCCGGGGCCGGGCACCATCGGATCGGGTTCGTGGCCTCCACCGACACCGAGTTCCGCGAGGGTGTGAGCTACGCCCGGCGCGGCCTGGCCGGCGCCCGGCTCGGCGCCCGGGACGCCGGCGCCCAGCTCACCGTGATCAGATCCTCGAACTCCCCCGGCACCCTCGCCGCGCGGGTACGCCGTCTGCTCGACGTCGACGACCCGCCCACGGCGCTGGTCACGGTGCATGACGTGCCGGGCCTGGTGGAGATCCTGCGCGAGCTGGGCTACGGCGTGCCGGCCGACCTGCCGGTGGTCGCGGTGGCGAGCACCCGCGAGCGCCCCGGCGTCCCGGGCCTCCCCCGCTGGGAGCTGCCGGTGGCGCAGATGACCCGGACCGCGGTGCGGCTCGCGATGGCGGCGATCGCCGGGCAGCCCGGTGACGGCGGCGGGCTGATCGCGACCGGCCCCACGGAATAG
- a CDS encoding ABC transporter substrate-binding protein, with protein MSGSDELTRRRLLFGAAVVAGGVTLGACSSSGGGGNSTGEGPKPSKGPAKRGSAQKPLSPPRQLKESPQLAAQVKAGKLPALKDRLPAKPYVIPHYWAQTGKYGGTLRLASGSSNDAAIKEYMYGHSPLRWLNDGLTLGPGLAESWESNEDASVWTFHFRKGLKWSDGQPWTTDDIMFWWNDMVLDPEFSEGIPDEARSGKGTVAKFAAPDENTLVITYDAPSPMVPDMIANWVNRGIAATWMEPKHYMKQFHPKYNKSVGKDWTTKFDEKRNTVFNPETPTMGGWQLATYSEGRATTWKRNPYYYVVDQAGNQLPYLDGLNFRVVDNIETRKLQIQSGQFDQVHGPFNSLTLGDISGLKRSQTKSGMKMLLWDSGSGTGSIFFFNQDYDDAAMRALIRKPEFRQALSLAYDRGEARKSIYFDTGTPTTGGYGPKTREFHRGDGPGMYKQWRESWVKFDPERAKSMLDKLGVVDKDGDGKREKPDGSKLIVRLNYPADIDTTGEHMKKNQLLKKSWDAIGIDTRLSPVSPTSFGDQWAQGKLMTTTAWETSTMSVAADMLWLMPMEPSRWASLQGQFYSLRGTPDEKKQLDVDPYKRTPPRAVPEPGGPVDRLWKLADQVRVEVDQTKRDKLVWDMIKVHIEQGPFFMGVVANYPQIVLVKDGLRNVPTKEQTALGGLVNDWHHPTPAAYDPEAWFWDDPKAHS; from the coding sequence ATGTCGGGGTCTGACGAACTCACCAGGCGCCGGCTGCTCTTCGGCGCCGCCGTGGTCGCCGGCGGCGTCACGCTCGGCGCCTGCAGCAGCAGCGGCGGGGGAGGGAACTCCACCGGTGAGGGACCGAAGCCGAGCAAGGGTCCCGCCAAGCGGGGATCGGCCCAGAAGCCGCTGTCCCCGCCGCGGCAGCTGAAGGAGTCGCCGCAGCTGGCCGCGCAGGTCAAGGCGGGAAAGCTGCCCGCACTGAAGGACCGGCTGCCCGCCAAGCCCTACGTCATCCCGCACTACTGGGCGCAGACCGGGAAGTACGGCGGCACCCTGCGGCTGGCCAGCGGTTCGAGCAACGACGCCGCCATCAAGGAGTACATGTACGGCCACTCCCCACTGCGCTGGCTCAACGACGGCCTCACCCTCGGCCCGGGCCTGGCGGAGAGCTGGGAGTCCAACGAGGACGCGTCGGTGTGGACGTTCCACTTCCGCAAGGGCCTCAAATGGTCCGATGGGCAACCGTGGACCACCGACGACATCATGTTCTGGTGGAACGACATGGTGCTCGACCCGGAGTTCAGTGAGGGCATCCCGGACGAGGCCCGGTCCGGCAAGGGCACGGTGGCGAAGTTCGCAGCACCCGACGAGAACACCCTGGTGATCACCTACGACGCGCCGAGCCCGATGGTGCCGGACATGATCGCCAACTGGGTCAACCGCGGGATCGCCGCGACCTGGATGGAACCCAAGCACTACATGAAGCAGTTCCACCCGAAGTACAACAAGTCCGTCGGCAAGGACTGGACGACGAAGTTCGACGAGAAGCGCAACACCGTCTTCAACCCCGAGACCCCGACCATGGGCGGTTGGCAGCTGGCCACCTACTCCGAGGGCCGGGCGACGACATGGAAGCGCAACCCCTACTACTACGTCGTCGACCAGGCCGGCAACCAGCTGCCGTACCTCGACGGGCTGAACTTCCGGGTGGTCGACAACATCGAGACCCGCAAGCTGCAGATCCAGTCCGGGCAGTTCGACCAGGTGCACGGGCCGTTCAACAGCCTGACCCTCGGCGACATCTCCGGGCTGAAGCGCTCGCAGACCAAGAGCGGCATGAAGATGCTGTTGTGGGACAGCGGATCCGGCACCGGCTCCATCTTCTTCTTCAACCAGGACTACGACGACGCCGCCATGCGCGCGCTGATCCGCAAACCGGAGTTCCGCCAGGCGCTGTCGCTGGCGTACGACCGCGGCGAGGCACGCAAGTCGATCTACTTCGACACCGGCACACCCACGACCGGTGGGTACGGACCGAAGACGCGTGAGTTCCACCGCGGCGACGGCCCCGGGATGTACAAGCAGTGGCGGGAGTCGTGGGTGAAGTTCGACCCCGAGCGCGCCAAGTCGATGCTGGACAAGCTGGGTGTGGTCGACAAGGACGGCGACGGCAAGCGGGAGAAGCCGGACGGCAGCAAGCTGATCGTCCGCCTGAACTACCCCGCCGACATCGACACCACCGGCGAGCACATGAAGAAGAACCAGCTGCTGAAGAAGAGCTGGGACGCGATCGGCATCGACACCCGGCTCAGCCCGGTCTCGCCCACATCCTTCGGTGACCAGTGGGCACAGGGAAAGCTGATGACCACCACCGCGTGGGAGACCAGCACGATGAGCGTCGCCGCCGACATGCTGTGGCTGATGCCGATGGAGCCTTCCCGGTGGGCCTCGCTGCAGGGGCAGTTCTACTCACTGCGGGGTACGCCCGACGAGAAGAAGCAGCTCGACGTCGACCCGTACAAGCGCACGCCGCCACGGGCCGTGCCCGAGCCGGGCGGTCCGGTGGACCGGCTGTGGAAGCTCGCCGACCAGGTGCGGGTCGAGGTCGACCAGACCAAGCGGGACAAGCTCGTCTGGGACATGATCAAGGTCCACATCGAGCAGGGGCCGTTCTTCATGGGCGTGGTCGCCAACTACCCGCAGATCGTCCTCGTCAAGGACGGCTTGCGCAACGTACCCACCAAGGAACAGACCGCACTCGGCGGTCTGGTCAACGACTGGCACCACCCCACGCCCGCGGCCTACGACCCCGAGGCGTGGTTCTGGGACGACCCGAAGGCGCACAGCTGA
- a CDS encoding Fe-S cluster assembly protein HesB: MLALTNNAALVIQSLTNSPELPGSAGLRITAQPEDQQSLSLAVAAEPTAGDAVVEEQGARVFLEESASSMLDEMVLDAEVDAQGSVQFFLGSQAGQAGGQPGGAAPSQNSQSPDGPTA, translated from the coding sequence TTGCTTGCACTCACGAACAACGCTGCCCTCGTCATCCAGTCCCTGACGAACAGCCCCGAACTTCCCGGAAGCGCCGGTCTGCGCATCACCGCACAGCCTGAGGACCAGCAGAGCCTGAGCCTCGCGGTCGCCGCCGAGCCCACCGCGGGCGACGCGGTCGTCGAGGAGCAGGGCGCGCGCGTCTTCTTGGAGGAGAGCGCCTCCAGCATGCTCGACGAGATGGTGCTCGACGCCGAGGTCGACGCTCAGGGCAGCGTGCAGTTCTTCCTGGGCAGCCAGGCCGGCCAGGCGGGTGGACAGCCCGGCGGCGCCGCTCCCTCGCAGAACAGCCAGAGCCCCGACGGTCCCACCGCCTGA
- a CDS encoding type II CAAX endopeptidase family protein, with protein sequence MTSHPSPSESSGPVPAPGNVPPAGPDTPGGTEVAPPPRWGIPTAIGSLLGFVVLSFAVSFGLSALGVDPVTATIIATPVGWLSLAGVPLLASRRRGNGPRSDLALWFRPVDVAIGLVACLVVLLAATLILLVTIAMTGGTPTSALGDVAGHAHAHWQVVALAVMALCAAFMEEIHFRGMWWSALRRRGLGARPTLLATAVLFALVHLEPTRVVLLFAAGLAAGYVRMRSDRLGPAIVTHLLINLLAAVSLLSLL encoded by the coding sequence GTGACCAGTCACCCATCGCCATCGGAGTCTTCCGGCCCTGTCCCCGCACCGGGAAACGTCCCACCCGCCGGCCCCGACACGCCCGGCGGCACCGAGGTCGCGCCACCGCCGCGCTGGGGCATCCCCACCGCGATCGGGTCGCTGCTCGGTTTCGTCGTGTTGTCGTTCGCGGTGTCGTTCGGGCTCAGCGCCCTGGGAGTGGATCCGGTCACGGCGACGATCATCGCCACGCCGGTGGGCTGGCTGTCCCTCGCCGGCGTACCGCTGCTGGCCTCCCGGCGGCGGGGGAACGGTCCGCGCTCGGACCTCGCCCTGTGGTTCCGCCCGGTCGACGTCGCGATCGGGTTGGTCGCCTGCCTGGTCGTCCTCCTGGCGGCCACGCTCATCCTGCTGGTCACGATCGCGATGACCGGCGGTACGCCCACCTCAGCGCTGGGTGACGTCGCCGGGCACGCCCACGCCCACTGGCAGGTGGTGGCGCTGGCCGTCATGGCGCTGTGTGCGGCGTTCATGGAGGAAATCCACTTTCGGGGTATGTGGTGGAGTGCGCTGCGCCGGCGCGGCCTGGGCGCCCGGCCGACCCTGCTGGCGACGGCGGTGTTGTTCGCGCTGGTCCACCTCGAACCCACCCGGGTGGTGCTGTTGTTCGCGGCCGGGCTGGCCGCCGGATACGTCCGGATGCGGTCGGATCGGCTGGGGCCCGCGATCGTCACCCACCTGCTGATCAACCTGCTGGCCGCGGTGTCCCTGCTGAGCCTGCTGTGA
- a CDS encoding isoprenyl transferase: MSPSLRSGLRRRPAPVRRQVQPPDPHPSGARPPAIPPELVPRHVALVMDGNGRWAKARGLPRTRGHERGEGALFDTIKGAIEIGVKTLSAYAFSTENWSRSPEEVRFLMGFNREVIHRRRDELDAMGVRVRWAGRRPKLWKSVIRELEYAEERTRDNDVITLQFCVNYGGRAELADAMQAIARDVEAGRLRPDRIDERTIGRYLYQPDLPDVDLFVRSSGEQRTSNFMLWQSAYAEFVFLDTLFPDFDRRDLWRAIELYVTRDRRFGGAIPNEVAEPSGS, from the coding sequence ATGAGTCCCAGTCTGCGCTCCGGCCTGCGGCGCAGGCCGGCACCTGTCCGCCGGCAGGTCCAGCCGCCCGACCCGCACCCCTCGGGTGCCCGGCCGCCGGCCATCCCGCCGGAGCTCGTTCCCCGCCACGTCGCCCTGGTGATGGACGGAAACGGCCGGTGGGCCAAGGCGCGCGGGCTGCCGCGCACGCGCGGTCACGAACGGGGTGAGGGTGCGCTGTTCGACACCATCAAGGGTGCGATCGAGATCGGTGTGAAGACCCTTTCGGCGTACGCGTTCTCCACCGAGAACTGGTCGCGTTCGCCGGAGGAGGTGCGCTTCCTGATGGGCTTCAACCGCGAGGTGATCCACCGCCGGCGGGACGAGCTGGACGCCATGGGGGTGCGGGTGCGCTGGGCCGGGCGCCGGCCCAAGCTGTGGAAGAGCGTGATCCGCGAGCTCGAGTACGCCGAGGAACGCACCCGCGACAACGACGTCATCACCTTGCAGTTCTGCGTCAACTACGGCGGACGCGCCGAGCTGGCCGACGCGATGCAGGCGATCGCCCGCGACGTGGAGGCGGGCAGGCTGCGCCCGGACCGGATCGACGAGCGGACGATCGGCCGCTACCTCTACCAGCCGGACCTGCCCGACGTCGACCTGTTCGTCCGGTCGTCGGGGGAGCAGCGCACCTCGAACTTCATGCTGTGGCAGTCGGCGTACGCGGAGTTCGTCTTTCTGGACACGTTGTTCCCCGACTTCGACCGGCGCGACCTGTGGCGGGCGATCGAGCTCTACGTCACCCGCGACCGCAGGTTCGGCGGCGCGATCCCCAACGAGGTGGCCGAGCCGTCAGGGTCCTGA
- a CDS encoding transcriptional repressor, producing MNANPRIRATRQRAAVAEALEGVEDFRSAQDIHALLRGRGDNVGLTTVYRTLASLADAGQVDAIRTDDGETVYRRCATARHHHHLVCRSCGHTVEVEGPAVERWAEGVAAEAGFVDVTHTLEVFGTCASCARRAAS from the coding sequence CTGAACGCGAACCCGAGGATCCGCGCGACCCGGCAGCGCGCCGCGGTCGCGGAGGCGCTGGAGGGAGTCGAGGACTTCCGCAGCGCCCAGGACATCCACGCACTGTTGCGTGGCCGCGGTGACAACGTCGGGTTGACAACGGTCTACCGCACGCTCGCGTCCCTGGCCGACGCCGGGCAGGTGGACGCCATCCGTACCGACGACGGCGAGACGGTCTACCGCCGGTGCGCCACCGCGCGCCACCACCACCACCTGGTGTGCCGCAGCTGCGGGCACACCGTGGAGGTGGAGGGACCCGCGGTCGAGCGATGGGCCGAAGGCGTCGCCGCCGAGGCCGGCTTCGTCGACGTCACCCACACCCTCGAGGTGTTCGGGACCTGCGCCTCCTGCGCGCGCCGAGCCGCGTCCTAG
- a CDS encoding metal ABC transporter permease yields the protein MEILQFDFMQRALLAALLIGLSAPAVGIYLVQRRLALIGDGMGHVALTGVGIGLLTRSGPVWTALVCTVVGAVLIEFMRAKGRTSSDVALAVMFYGGIAGGVVLLAKAPGSTPANLNAYLFGSITSTTPGDLVVFAVLAVVVLAVALGMSRVFFTVGADEEYATAAGLPVLALNIVLAVMVAVTVVVSMRVVGLLLVSALMIVPVAVAQRVGRSFAGTVATAMVVGVLVSVGGVFTSFYADTPSGATIVLAAIAVFVLTAAGTALRARMRGPHNEAEDHLHAHGPTCGHRAVPHEDHVDYLHDGHRHAPHGAHYDEHFAEDDEEHVAGGPGPGGPAAQGRRSS from the coding sequence ATGGAGATCCTGCAGTTCGACTTCATGCAGCGGGCGTTGCTCGCCGCGCTGCTCATCGGCCTGTCCGCCCCGGCGGTCGGCATCTACCTCGTCCAGCGCCGGCTCGCCCTGATCGGTGACGGCATGGGCCACGTCGCGCTCACCGGCGTCGGCATCGGGCTGCTCACCCGTTCCGGCCCGGTGTGGACGGCACTGGTGTGCACCGTCGTCGGCGCCGTGCTCATCGAGTTCATGCGGGCGAAGGGGCGCACGAGCAGCGACGTCGCGCTGGCGGTGATGTTCTACGGAGGTATCGCCGGTGGCGTGGTGCTGCTGGCCAAGGCGCCGGGCAGCACTCCCGCCAACCTCAACGCCTATCTCTTCGGCTCGATCACCTCGACCACGCCGGGTGACCTGGTGGTGTTCGCCGTCCTCGCGGTGGTCGTGCTGGCGGTCGCGCTGGGAATGTCCCGGGTGTTCTTCACCGTCGGCGCGGACGAGGAGTACGCCACCGCGGCCGGCCTGCCGGTGCTCGCCCTCAACATCGTGCTCGCGGTGATGGTCGCGGTCACCGTCGTGGTGTCGATGCGGGTCGTCGGCCTGCTGCTGGTCAGCGCCCTGATGATCGTGCCGGTGGCGGTGGCACAGCGGGTCGGCCGCAGCTTCGCCGGCACCGTCGCCACCGCGATGGTGGTTGGCGTCCTGGTGAGCGTGGGTGGGGTGTTCACCTCGTTCTACGCCGACACTCCCTCCGGTGCGACCATCGTGCTCGCGGCCATCGCGGTGTTCGTGCTCACCGCGGCGGGCACCGCGCTGCGGGCCCGGATGCGCGGGCCGCACAACGAGGCCGAGGACCACCTGCACGCCCACGGACCCACCTGCGGGCACCGGGCAGTCCCCCACGAGGACCACGTGGACTACCTGCACGACGGGCACCGGCACGCGCCGCACGGCGCGCACTACGACGAGCACTTCGCCGAGGACGACGAGGAACACGTCGCCGGCGGGCCGGGCCCCGGCGGCCCGGCCGCCCAGGGGAGGCGATCCAGCTGA
- a CDS encoding metal ABC transporter ATP-binding protein, which translates to MTTSSPGTEGPATAAAVRLRDGGVSYAGQRALSGVDLDVLPGEVVALLGPNGSGKSTLVRAILGLVPLSAGTLELFGTPAHRFHDRARIGYVPQRHTVGGGVPATVQEVVSSGRLARRRLLTPWLRPADRTVVADTIATVGLEEKACAQVSTLSGGQQRRALIARALAGEPDMLVMDEPLAGVDLANQEILTRTLTALVEAGTTLLIVTHEIGPLADLIDRTVVLHHGRVTYDGPPTDNVLNGFAGADPHFLPASPDGPFGFVD; encoded by the coding sequence ATGACCACCAGCTCACCCGGCACCGAAGGTCCCGCGACCGCCGCCGCCGTCCGCCTCCGTGACGGCGGGGTCTCCTACGCCGGCCAGCGCGCGCTGTCGGGTGTCGACCTCGACGTCCTGCCCGGTGAGGTGGTCGCATTGCTCGGACCGAACGGCTCGGGCAAGTCGACCCTGGTCAGGGCGATCCTCGGCCTGGTGCCCCTCTCGGCCGGCACGCTGGAGCTCTTCGGCACCCCTGCGCACCGGTTCCACGACCGCGCCCGGATCGGGTACGTACCCCAGCGGCACACCGTCGGCGGCGGTGTTCCCGCGACGGTGCAGGAGGTGGTGTCGTCCGGCCGGCTGGCCCGCCGCCGGCTGCTCACCCCCTGGCTCCGCCCGGCCGACCGGACAGTGGTGGCCGACACCATCGCCACCGTCGGCCTGGAGGAGAAGGCCTGCGCCCAGGTCTCCACGCTGTCCGGCGGGCAGCAGCGCCGGGCGCTGATCGCCCGCGCGCTGGCCGGGGAGCCGGACATGCTGGTGATGGACGAGCCGCTGGCCGGCGTCGACCTGGCCAACCAGGAGATCCTCACCCGGACGCTCACCGCTCTGGTGGAGGCCGGCACCACCCTGCTCATCGTGACGCACGAGATCGGGCCGCTCGCCGACCTGATCGATCGTACGGTCGTGCTGCACCACGGCCGGGTCACCTACGACGGCCCGCCCACCGACAACGTGCTGAACGGCTTCGCGGGCGCCGATCCCCACTTCCTGCCGGCCTCGCCGGACGGCCCCTTCGGATTCGTGGACTGA
- a CDS encoding metal ABC transporter substrate-binding protein, translating to MFFMIRRHGAARRFAAVAAVTAGLCAGSLLTACGQESGSGTGGDRLSVVTAFYPLQYAAERVAGDTADVVNLTKPGAEPHDLELSPRAVGTVSQADLVVYLRGLQPAVDSAVKQEAGDHGLDVAGAARLTLPAPTAGESDHAEHGGHADHADHSNNVEGGEEADSVASGKDPHFWLDPLRLAAVGDALARRLAAVDPGHADGFRANAARLRADLTTLDREFRTGLKTCRTRDLVTSHAAFGYLAHRYGLTQFGITGLSPEQEPSPAELSSAATFARRHDVRTIYHETLVSPAVAKTVARETGAASAVLDPLEGLTSESAGKDYLDVMRANLATLRKGQVCS from the coding sequence ATGTTCTTCATGATCCGGCGGCATGGTGCCGCACGGCGGTTCGCCGCGGTTGCCGCCGTGACCGCCGGCCTGTGCGCCGGAAGCCTCCTCACCGCGTGCGGCCAGGAGTCCGGATCGGGGACCGGCGGCGACCGACTGAGCGTGGTGACGGCGTTCTACCCGTTGCAGTACGCCGCCGAGCGCGTCGCCGGAGACACCGCGGACGTGGTCAACCTCACCAAGCCGGGCGCCGAGCCGCACGACCTGGAGCTGTCGCCGCGGGCGGTGGGCACGGTGAGTCAGGCCGACCTCGTGGTCTACCTGCGCGGTCTCCAGCCGGCCGTGGACTCGGCGGTGAAACAGGAGGCCGGCGACCACGGCCTGGACGTCGCCGGTGCCGCCAGGCTGACCCTGCCCGCACCGACCGCAGGCGAGTCCGACCACGCCGAGCATGGCGGCCACGCTGACCACGCCGACCACTCCAACAACGTCGAGGGCGGCGAGGAGGCCGACAGCGTCGCGTCGGGCAAGGATCCGCACTTCTGGCTCGACCCGCTCCGGCTGGCCGCCGTGGGCGACGCCCTCGCCAGGCGGCTGGCCGCCGTCGACCCCGGCCACGCCGACGGGTTCCGGGCGAACGCTGCCAGGCTCCGCGCCGACCTCACCACCCTGGATCGGGAGTTCCGGACCGGCCTGAAGACCTGCCGCACCCGCGACCTGGTGACCAGCCATGCCGCGTTCGGATACCTCGCCCACCGCTACGGGCTCACGCAGTTCGGCATCACCGGGCTGTCACCGGAGCAGGAGCCGTCCCCCGCCGAGCTCAGCTCGGCCGCCACGTTCGCCCGCAGGCACGACGTTCGTACGATCTACCACGAGACGCTGGTGAGCCCGGCGGTGGCGAAGACGGTGGCCAGGGAGACCGGGGCCGCCAGCGCGGTCCTCGACCCGCTGGAGGGGCTGACCTCGGAGTCGGCCGGCAAGGACTACCTCGACGTCATGCGCGCCAACCTCGCCACGCTCCGGAAGGGACAGGTCTGCTCATGA
- a CDS encoding DUF6703 family protein translates to MHGVLRPAAVRGSVRTSGGRHRRRPGPVEVQPRSVVSDRPKSRQPKPGEPRSRPSSAASPGPSRSPGSSGSSGSPGSTGFRRTAERLSYPVILRLHRMPRWVVTIGLAALLVAGLLTPAPYGPVCLGVVVALMAWLTYLAWHEGDRSRRVIRLVALALGGAALAIRIIAA, encoded by the coding sequence ATGCACGGTGTCCTACGCCCGGCCGCGGTGAGAGGATCGGTCAGAACGAGTGGCGGCCGGCATCGACGTCGGCCCGGTCCAGTCGAGGTCCAGCCGAGGAGTGTCGTGTCCGACCGACCGAAGTCGAGGCAGCCGAAGCCCGGCGAGCCGCGCAGTCGTCCGAGTTCGGCCGCCTCGCCGGGCCCGTCACGGTCGCCGGGTTCTTCGGGCTCGTCAGGCTCGCCAGGCTCCACCGGATTTCGCCGTACGGCCGAACGCCTGAGTTACCCCGTCATCCTCCGGTTGCACCGCATGCCGCGCTGGGTGGTGACGATCGGCCTGGCGGCGCTGCTGGTCGCGGGCCTGCTGACGCCCGCGCCGTACGGACCGGTCTGTCTCGGCGTCGTCGTGGCGCTGATGGCCTGGCTCACCTACCTCGCCTGGCACGAGGGCGACCGCTCCCGCCGGGTGATCCGCCTGGTCGCACTCGCCCTCGGCGGCGCCGCGCTGGCGATACGCATCATCGCCGCGTAG